Genomic DNA from Paenibacillus donghaensis:
GTAGATTTTGTAGTTGGAAAAAGTGAGACAGAGAGAACGAAAAAACGGAGGAAAACCTAATGCGGAAAAGTAAAATTGTATGTACAATCGGTCCTGCTAGTGAATCGTTGGAGAATATCAAAAAATTGATTTTGGCTGGTATGAATGTGGCCCGTCTGAATTTCTCCCACGGCGATTTCGAAGAGCATGGTGCACGGATCAACACGATTCGTCAAGCATCCAAGGAACTGAACAAAACAGTTGCCATCCTGCTCGATACGAAAGGACCTGAGATTCGCACCGGCAAACTGGAAGTAGAACCTATTGAACTGGTTCAGGACGAGTATCTGACGCTGACTACGGAAGAGATTCTTGGCGATGCCAACCGTATCTCGATCACTTACAGCAACCTGCCTAACGACGTTCATGTTGGATCGACGATCCTGATTGATGACGGTCTCATCGGACTGACGGTAGTTGACATTCAAGGCACAGAAATCAAGACCCGTATCGTCAACGGCGGCACCATCAAGAGCAAGAAGGGTGTTAACGTTCCTGGAGTGGCTATCTCCCTGCCGGGTATTACGGAAAAAGACACCAACGATATCATCTTCGGGATTGAACAGGACATCGATTTTATCGCCGCTTCCTTCGTTCGCAAAGCCAGCGACGTTCAGGAAATCCGTGAATTGCTGGAGAAGCACAACGCTCCCCACATTCAGATCATTTCCAAAATCGAAAACCAACAGGGTGTTGACAACCTTGATGAAATTTTGGCTGCATCCGACGGCCTGATGGTTGCCCGCGGCGACCTTGGTGTGGAAATTCCAGCTGAAGATGTGCCTTTGGCGCAGAAGCTGATGATCCAGAAATGTAATGTTGCAGGCAAACCGGTTATCACTGCTACGCAGATGCTGGATTCCATGCAGCGCAACCCGCGTCCTACCCGCGCTGAAGCGAGTGACGTAGCCAACGCTATCTTCGATGGTACCGATGCCATCATGCTGTCCGGAGAAACAGCTGCCGGTAAATATCCGGTGGAATCCGTTCTTACCATGTCCCGCATTGCTGAGAAAGCGGAATCTGCGCTGAACCACCGTGAAATCTTCATGAAGCAGCAGATCGCCCAGGAAACAACAGTGACAGAAGCGATCAGCCAGTCTGTTGCGATTTCTGCTCTGGACCTGAATGCGAAAGCAATCATCTCCTCGACAGTAACCGGACATACCGCGCGTGTAGTATCCAAATACCGTCCTAAGGCCCAGATCATTGCCGTAACGACTCAAGAAAGAACCATGCGTCAGCTGGCTCTGGTATGGGGCGTAACTCCGGTTTACGGTCTGGAAGCTCACTCTACAGACGAATTGCTGGAAACAGCAATCAAAGGCGGCAAGGATTCCGGACTGGTTCAGGCCGGTGATCTGGTCGTGATTACTGCCGGTATCCCACTGGGACGTTCCGGTTCCACCAACCTGGTGAAAGTAAGCACGATCCCGCACGAATAGTACGACAGACTTATTCATTACCGCAGTACCCCACAAAGCAATGGTGATTTTGCCATTGCTTTTTGTGTTTAACAGGATCTGGCAGTGAAGAAGAGCGCGGGACTGCTGGTGGTTGCAGGGCGTGCCGCAGCTTTTGGATATACCCGCTTCACACTGAAGGCGTCACCTCTGCGGCCAGGGCAGGAAGGCACGGCTACGGCGGCAGTATTCTGCAGCATGATTCCGCCCATGGGCGGCTTCAGCTTGGGACTGACGGCCATTGACCCGGCAGCAGCGGAAGCCCAGCCGAAGCCGCATTCGCGTGCCTGGCTGGTTTGGGATTTGTCCGTGTAACAACGGCCTTGACTGGCTAATCTCTGATTTCTATTCACTTGCCCACCGCCTTATCCAGTTATGATATAGTAGATGCGATGATGGCAGGTTAAGGTATAGGTATTATGTAAAAAAGGAACGGAGAGGACTTATTGCATACATGACTAAACTGCTCAAGCTTCGCGGCTTCTATCTCTTTCTGGGTCTGGCGGGCGGCTCCTTCGGCTCTTACCTGACCCTGCTGCTCGTCCATAACGGACTCGACAGTGGACAGATTGGCATCCTGATGGCAACGGGAACATTGATTGCCATCACTATTCAGCCGATGTGGGGAATTATCTCCGATAGGTATAATCAGACCCGGCTTGTGCTCATCCTTAGTGTGGCGGTGCCTGCTCTGCTGGCTGTGTTCTACCGCTCCGAATATTTCATTGTGCTGCTGATGGTATACACCGTATCTACCATCTTCTCGTCCACACAGGCCCCTATCGCTGATTCTTACGCCATAGCGGCCGCGAGCAAGGTTGGGTCCTCCTATGGCAGTATCCGGCTGATGATGAGCATTGGGGCCGCTGTGGGGGCTTATGCAGGCGGGATGTATGTAGCGAGGTTCACCGTGTCCACGATCTGGATGCCATTTCTCTTTTTCAATCTGATCGCGGTAGGTGTTGCCTTTACTTTACCGAAGCAGGCGGAAGAGAACCATATGATGAGCCAGTCCTTCACCCAAGGGGTGCGGAAGCTGCTGGGGAACCGTGTGTTTCTGGCCTTTCTGGGCGGCAGCTTTCTGGTGAATCAGACGATGACGGCGTTCGGCACGTATTTTGTGCTGGCCTTTCAGTCGGTTGGTGGTTCAACCCA
This window encodes:
- the pyk gene encoding pyruvate kinase, with translation MRKSKIVCTIGPASESLENIKKLILAGMNVARLNFSHGDFEEHGARINTIRQASKELNKTVAILLDTKGPEIRTGKLEVEPIELVQDEYLTLTTEEILGDANRISITYSNLPNDVHVGSTILIDDGLIGLTVVDIQGTEIKTRIVNGGTIKSKKGVNVPGVAISLPGITEKDTNDIIFGIEQDIDFIAASFVRKASDVQEIRELLEKHNAPHIQIISKIENQQGVDNLDEILAASDGLMVARGDLGVEIPAEDVPLAQKLMIQKCNVAGKPVITATQMLDSMQRNPRPTRAEASDVANAIFDGTDAIMLSGETAAGKYPVESVLTMSRIAEKAESALNHREIFMKQQIAQETTVTEAISQSVAISALDLNAKAIISSTVTGHTARVVSKYRPKAQIIAVTTQERTMRQLALVWGVTPVYGLEAHSTDELLETAIKGGKDSGLVQAGDLVVITAGIPLGRSGSTNLVKVSTIPHE
- a CDS encoding MFS transporter, translating into MTKLLKLRGFYLFLGLAGGSFGSYLTLLLVHNGLDSGQIGILMATGTLIAITIQPMWGIISDRYNQTRLVLILSVAVPALLAVFYRSEYFIVLLMVYTVSTIFSSTQAPIADSYAIAAASKVGSSYGSIRLMMSIGAAVGAYAGGMYVARFTVSTIWMPFLFFNLIAVGVAFTLPKQAEENHMMSQSFTQGVRKLLGNRVFLAFLGGSFLVNQTMTAFGTYFVLAFQSVGGSTQYAGIALFLASVTNVPSMFYASRVIRKLGRERTLLLGALIYVLRWGIQVAFPYPSVMIGVQVLHGLSFGFFYIAAVEYVSQITSAEMQATGQSVFNMVFTGFAGILGNLLNGFLLNRGGVDVMNMSCMISAAAGAVLLVYVARSSKRRPVPIAPNAAGNTGG